The following are encoded together in the bacterium genome:
- the gltA gene encoding NADPH-dependent glutamate synthase encodes MADATPRPRPKPFSIPRQPMPEQPPQVRIGNFREVPFGLTPDLAILEATRCIQCKNPQCVKGCPVSVQIPEFIDLVAKGKFVEAARKIKETNALPAVCGRVCPQEEQCEMPCVLGKKGEPVAIGRLERFVADFERVTGNVEIPGVGAPTGKRVAVVGAGPAGLTVAGDLVQIGHDVTIFEALHKPGGVLMYGIPEFRLPKEIVQAEVEYIRKLGAKLECNAVIGKSITIDELLDEEGFDAVFIGTGAGLPYFMNIPGENLIGVYSANEYLTRANLMKAYRFPESDTPLNKATNVAVVGGGNVAMDAARTAKRMGAKNVYLVYRRSKKEMPARIEEVHHAEEEGIEFHLLTNPVAYHGDEESRVNAVECQKMELGEPDASGRRRPVPMKGSEYKLPVDTVIVSIGNGANPLVPSTTPGLDTNKWGNILADQETGKTSKMGVFAGGDIVIGAATVILAMGAGRKAAAGIHEYLKTGAW; translated from the coding sequence ATGGCCGACGCGACCCCGAGACCGCGCCCGAAGCCGTTCAGCATCCCCCGGCAGCCGATGCCGGAGCAACCCCCGCAGGTGCGGATCGGGAACTTCCGGGAAGTCCCGTTCGGGCTGACCCCGGACCTCGCCATCCTCGAGGCGACCCGCTGCATCCAGTGCAAGAACCCGCAATGCGTGAAGGGGTGCCCCGTCAGCGTCCAGATCCCCGAGTTCATCGACCTCGTGGCGAAGGGGAAGTTCGTCGAGGCGGCAAGGAAGATCAAGGAGACGAACGCCCTCCCCGCGGTGTGCGGACGCGTCTGCCCCCAGGAGGAGCAGTGCGAGATGCCGTGCGTTCTCGGGAAGAAGGGAGAGCCGGTGGCCATCGGGCGCCTCGAGCGGTTCGTCGCGGACTTCGAGCGCGTCACCGGGAACGTCGAGATCCCGGGGGTCGGTGCGCCGACGGGGAAGCGCGTCGCGGTGGTCGGGGCGGGCCCCGCGGGGCTCACCGTCGCGGGCGATCTCGTCCAGATCGGGCACGACGTGACGATCTTCGAGGCGCTGCACAAGCCGGGCGGGGTGCTCATGTACGGCATCCCCGAGTTCCGCCTCCCCAAGGAGATCGTGCAGGCCGAGGTGGAGTACATCCGGAAGCTGGGCGCGAAGCTGGAATGCAACGCGGTCATCGGGAAGTCGATCACCATCGACGAACTGCTCGACGAGGAGGGGTTCGACGCCGTCTTCATCGGTACCGGCGCCGGGTTGCCGTACTTCATGAACATCCCGGGGGAGAACCTCATCGGGGTCTACTCGGCGAACGAGTACCTCACCCGGGCGAACCTGATGAAGGCGTACCGGTTTCCCGAGTCCGACACCCCGCTGAACAAGGCGACGAACGTCGCGGTCGTCGGCGGCGGGAACGTGGCGATGGACGCGGCGCGCACGGCGAAGCGGATGGGCGCGAAAAATGTGTACCTCGTCTACCGCCGCTCGAAGAAGGAGATGCCCGCCCGGATCGAGGAGGTCCACCACGCGGAAGAGGAGGGGATCGAGTTCCATCTCCTCACGAACCCGGTCGCCTATCACGGCGACGAAGAATCGCGGGTGAACGCGGTGGAGTGCCAGAAGATGGAACTGGGGGAGCCCGACGCCTCGGGACGGCGCCGCCCGGTCCCGATGAAGGGCTCGGAGTACAAACTCCCGGTGGACACGGTCATCGTCTCCATCGGGAACGGCGCCAATCCGCTGGTCCCCTCCACGACGCCGGGGCTCGACACGAACAAGTGGGGGAACATCCTCGCGGACCAGGAGACGGGGAAGACGAGCAAGATGGGGGTGTTCGCCGGGGGGGACATCGTGATCGGCGCGGCCACCGTCATCCTCGCGATGGGAGCCGGCCGCAAGGCCGCCGCCGGCATCCACGAGTATCTGAAAACGGGAGCCTGGTAG